From a region of the ANME-2 cluster archaeon genome:
- a CDS encoding radical SAM protein — MTASDGGVYLDRVPEKIKGLDISEAAKKEMLRSFKIRLDSFSNTILFFNEPFTPVSVTGTDCELNCKHCEKHYLEHMLDGSGGKLRAAVVNLAKRGRSGVLLSGGSKLDGSVPTYELSDEIRQIKDDTHLKMSAHTGIITQEQARSLATWLDMALVDCIGSDAVISGILGLPNTVSDYENTLRFLTDAGIPIAPHIIAGLNNGALDCEFRAIEMIKKYDPDVVVIVVFIPTKNTACADTLPPALEDVVSVIAKARQEFPQTPLSLSCVRPGGRYRSRLDECAILSGIDRIAVPSRSAYQLCAEIGLDIHEVDNMCCSYNVEL; from the coding sequence ATGACAGCATCAGACGGCGGGGTGTACCTTGACCGTGTTCCGGAGAAAATAAAAGGTCTGGATATTAGCGAAGCAGCAAAAAAAGAGATGTTGAGATCCTTTAAGATCAGACTGGACTCATTTTCAAACACCATACTCTTTTTCAACGAGCCATTCACCCCGGTCTCAGTCACAGGCACCGACTGCGAATTGAACTGCAAACACTGCGAAAAACACTATCTTGAACACATGCTTGACGGCAGTGGCGGCAAGCTCCGTGCCGCAGTTGTAAATCTTGCAAAGAGGGGACGCAGCGGGGTCCTGCTCTCAGGCGGCAGCAAACTTGACGGCTCGGTTCCGACATACGAACTTTCAGATGAGATCAGGCAGATCAAGGATGACACTCATCTGAAAATGAGCGCCCACACTGGCATTATCACACAGGAGCAGGCAAGGTCCCTTGCCACATGGCTGGATATGGCACTGGTTGACTGCATCGGGAGCGATGCCGTAATCTCAGGGATACTGGGTTTGCCGAATACGGTAAGCGACTACGAGAACACGCTCAGGTTTCTTACCGATGCAGGGATACCCATCGCACCGCATATCATCGCAGGATTGAACAACGGGGCGCTTGACTGCGAGTTCAGGGCGATTGAGATGATCAAGAAATACGATCCGGATGTTGTCGTTATAGTGGTATTTATTCCCACAAAAAATACAGCTTGTGCAGATACACTGCCTCCTGCGCTTGAGGATGTTGTATCGGTGATCGCAAAGGCGAGGCAGGAATTCCCGCAAACACCCTTGTCCTTAAGCTGCGTGCGCCCTGGCGGGAGATACCGCTCCCGGCTCGATGAATGTGCGATATTGAGCGGGATCGACAGGATCGCAGTCCCGAGCCGGAGCGCGTATCAATTATGCGCTGAGATCGGGCTGGATATCCATGAGGTCGATAACATGTGTTGTTCCTATAATGTGGAGTTGTAA
- a CDS encoding M23 family metallopeptidase, with translation MKLAASYQNIELMAPDDAALSFFKSPFAAHETGSAVDIAYGDFGSAAYSPVDGEVVNIREFDTPTPFKDRDFKEYLTAISCKGFIVKIMHVKPDVEIGDRVRTGEEFGTFIRSGYYYFWNFPHMHVEVRTPDDYVRASNNMLLDVPVGAVKKVGCGMAEDGNVFGFTGEVVFSDRRFALIDCPDHSRSGAINGYAVGGYLLDGFIPTGEHALHRFALIGESRTVPPFDTFKSSGNWHMVHSSSVDLRVSDGKNRMIDAAGVSFILFFGKPLIKLIPTRYGEYLPQCGETLSIQIETKK, from the coding sequence ATGAAACTTGCAGCTTCATATCAAAACATCGAACTAATGGCGCCGGATGACGCTGCACTCTCGTTTTTCAAAAGCCCGTTTGCGGCACACGAGACAGGCAGCGCGGTAGACATCGCATACGGCGACTTCGGTTCGGCTGCGTACTCACCTGTTGACGGTGAGGTTGTGAATATCAGGGAATTCGATACTCCCACACCCTTCAAGGACCGCGATTTCAAGGAATACTTAACTGCGATTAGCTGCAAGGGGTTTATTGTAAAGATCATGCATGTGAAGCCGGATGTGGAAATAGGGGACCGCGTGCGCACAGGTGAAGAGTTTGGCACATTCATCAGAAGCGGTTACTACTATTTCTGGAACTTCCCTCACATGCATGTTGAAGTGCGCACGCCTGACGATTATGTGCGTGCGAGCAACAACATGCTGCTTGATGTGCCTGTTGGTGCGGTTAAAAAGGTTGGTTGTGGCATGGCTGAAGATGGTAATGTCTTTGGTTTTACAGGTGAAGTGGTGTTTTCCGATAGGCGATTTGCACTTATCGACTGCCCGGATCACAGTCGCAGCGGCGCTATCAATGGTTATGCTGTTGGCGGTTACCTGCTCGATGGATTCATCCCGACTGGTGAGCACGCCCTGCACAGGTTCGCTTTGATCGGTGAAAGCAGGACTGTGCCGCCGTTTGACACCTTTAAAAGCAGTGGGAACTGGCACATGGTACACTCATCCAGTGTGGATTTAAGGGTATCAGATGGAAAAAACCGCATGATAGATGCCGCCGGGGTATCGTTTATCTTATTTTTCGGTAAGCCTTTAATAAAATTAATTCCTACTCGGTATGGTGAATACCTGCCGCAGTGTGGTGAGACGCTTAGCATTCAAATCGAAACAAAAAAATGA
- a CDS encoding glycine cleavage system protein H: protein MKVEDFEFPENRLYLKTHVWVKPHEDRFQLGITELGQSLSKEIVHIDLPEVGEVIPKDDLIIAYETIKAVSQISLPFESTVVSVNEDLWDDPNIINSDPYNIVMVEVKGDHEGTGLMTASDAAAYYGELIAKERERYAGY, encoded by the coding sequence ATGAAAGTTGAAGATTTTGAGTTCCCTGAAAATAGATTGTATTTAAAAACACATGTGTGGGTAAAGCCTCATGAGGACAGGTTTCAGCTCGGTATCACAGAACTTGGGCAGTCGCTTTCAAAAGAGATCGTACACATCGACCTGCCTGAAGTCGGCGAGGTGATTCCGAAGGATGACTTGATAATCGCATATGAGACAATCAAAGCTGTATCGCAGATATCACTTCCGTTTGAGTCTACTGTTGTGAGCGTCAATGAGGATCTCTGGGATGACCCGAACATTATTAACAGCGACCCATATAATATCGTCATGGTCGAGGTCAAGGGTGATCATGAGGGCACCGGCTTGATGACTGCCAGTGATGCGGCTGCGTATTACGGTGAATTGATAGCAAAAGAGCGGGAACGCTATGCAGGATATTAA